A single region of the Chelmon rostratus isolate fCheRos1 chromosome 5, fCheRos1.pri, whole genome shotgun sequence genome encodes:
- the LOC121607147 gene encoding kazal-type serine protease inhibitor domain-containing protein 1-like: protein MPGMRGLVLLSLCLNLHTCRSRPNPQLDLNTDPPLDYDLLDEELGGGGGRIGNGTEGCGTCEPDLCPENRGCRAGVVLDLCGCCKECGNLEGQACDPGDRSVYYGLCGTGLRCLADPRPAGGGGGGEEDEEEEVCVCEEQEAVCGTDGVTYMNMCQFREAAFSKPELKTRGRGPCKTAPIIKVPPHSQVNGTGSSLVFLCEVFAFPMALVEWRKEGRDVVLPGDDPHISVQSRGGPLKFELSSWLQIEGAGPEDSGTYRCIARNNLGSVSATAVLGVLGAEELSSYLANSVSKMKQLMDATDYDQDFY, encoded by the exons ATGCCGGGGATGAGAGGACTAGTTCTCTTGAGTCTCTGTTTAAACCTCCACACATGCCGGTCCCGCCCCAACCCGCAGCTCGACCTCAACACCGACCCGCCGCTGGACTACGACTTGCTGGATGAGGAACTGGGAGGCGGCGGGGGTCGCATCGGGAACGGGACCGAGGGCTGCGGGACCTGTGAGCCGGACCTGTGCCCGGAGAACCGCGGCTGCCGGGCCGGCGTGGTGCTGGACTTGTGCGGTTGCTGTAAGGAGTGCGGAAACCTGGAGGGCCAAGCCTGCGACCCCGGGGACCGCAGCGTCTACTACGGGCTCTGCGGGACCGGGCTGCGGTGTCTGGCGGACCCGCGGCCcgcaggaggaggtggagggggcgaggaggatgaagaggaggaggtgtgtgtgtgtgaggagcagGAGGCGGTGTGTGGCACTGATGGAGTCACATACATGAACATGTGTCAGTTCAGAGAGGCCGCGTTCTCCAAACCAGAACTGAAGACCAGGGGAAGGGGGCCCTGCAAGACCG ctccCATCATTAAGGTTCCTCCTCACAGTCAGGTGAATGGGACCGGCAGCAGTCTGGTCTTCCTCTGTGAGGTCTTTGCGTTTCCGATGGCTCTGGTCgagtggaggaaggagggacGAGACGTCGTCCTGCCCGGGGACGACCCCCACATCTCGGTCCAG TCTCGGGGCGGTCCTCTGAAATTTGAGCTCTCCAGTTGGCTGCAGATTGAGGGGGCGGGACCAGAGGACTCAGGAACCTATCGTTGCATTGCTCGAAACAACCTGGGGTCGGTGTCCGCCACTGCTGTACTGGGAGTACTGGGagcag aggaGCTGTCGTCCTACCTGGCCAATAGTGTGTCAAAGATGAAGCAGTTGATGGATGCCACAGACTACGACCAGGACTTCTACTGA